Part of the Sphaerochaeta associata genome is shown below.
ATCATATCAAACGAGAGAGAACCACAAAAATCTGCTCGGATTTGCCTGCCTTCACAAGCAAGGTGAACATGTCGATTTCTGTTTCCTTCCTTCATCCTCTCTGCTACCATCTACCCATTACAGAGGAAGCAGCATGAGAAAATGGAATGTCTTCCACCCAGAACGGTTCCAAGGATCCAAGAAAAAGAACAACTATTTTGAAGGTTGGTACTTCAAGATCGCCATGCACGATGAGGTACTGTGCCTCATTCCCGGTATCTCCCTCTCCTCGGATCCTCATGCCTTCATTCAGGTTGTCTCAAGCACCCGGAACAAACCGTGGTATGTACGTTTTCCACTCTCAACATTCTCTGCTGACAAGGACAGCTTTCTCATTCACATCGGCGAGAACTCGTTCAGCAGGGAGGAGGTGCATGTCCGACTCAAGGACGTGGATCTTGACTTGCAAGCAGACTTCTCGTTTACCGAGTTAAAGAAGTATCCTGTCACCCTCACCAGTCCCGGCATCATGGGCTGGTATGCCTATGTGCCGAAGATGGAGTGCCTGCACGCCGTCGTAGCCACCACCTGCTCGGCATCAGGTACGTTTATGCTCAACAGCCGCAGTGTCGAATTCGAACATGCAAACGGGTACATGGAAAAGGACTGGGGATCCTCGTTTCCCAAAGCCTATCTTTGGATGCAGGCCAATTCATTCTCCAGAGAAGGAGTATCAGTCATGCTCAGCATCGCCCATATTCCCTTCCACGGCCTCGCCTTCATTGGGTTTTTGGGCTTTGTGCAACTGAAAGACTCCCTGATCCGCTTCGGAACCTACTCCCGCGCGCGCTTCGTAATTCAGCATGCAACAGAAACCCACATCGAGGCGGTGATCATCACCAAGAAACACCGCCTGACCCTCAGAGGCGCATTGGGAGGTGCAAGCGGTCTTGCCGCCCCTAAAGAAGGAAGTATGGAGCGTACCATCTATGAAAGCATTGACGGGACACTGTATCTCCGACTTGAGACCGCCCAAGGGGACTTGCTCGTTGAGGATACCAGCATTCATGCAGGTTTGGAGTTCAGTGAAGCAGCCAAGTTGATGGATGGCAAGCAGAAATTATAGTATAGTGGGTGTATGACAGACATCACACACATTATCCAAACCTTTCAAGAGAACTATATGGTCTCCTTTTTCATGCTCATGGGAACGCTGTTGGTACTGCTTGCGGCGAATGCAATCCTGGGCAAGCGCATCAAGAAGCTTGAGAGCATGAAAATGCAGGACGAAAGGAGCGTAAAGGCCCCTGCTCTGCCCATGCTGCGCTTTATCAAGCGCATCGCCATCCCCCTGCTCTTCCTCGCTTCCCTCTCCGTCTTTCTGAATAGTGTTTCGTTCGCAGAGGGCATACAGAGAGTGGTTCAGATTATCTTTGCCGTAATCATGACCATCATCATCGTTCGGTCGGTCAACAAAGCCCTTGAACTGAGTTTCTCCAAGTATTTTGAGAAGGAGTATGCAAACCGCGAGCATGAGAAGAACCTCAAGCCGCTGCTCTCCTTTGTCAAGCTCCTATTATGGGTGATAGGTTTTCTCATCCTTATCAGCAACCTGGGCTTCAACATCACCACAGCCCTTGCAGGACTGGGAGTCGGCGGTATCGCGGTAGCCATCGCCGCCCAGGGCATCCTGGGAGATTTGTTCAGCTACTTTGTGATTTTCTTCGACCATCCCTTCGCCCTCGGTGACTTCATCGTCTTCGGTGACAAGTCGGGTATAGTCGAACGGATCGGCATCAAGAGCAGCCGCATCAGGGTCCTCAGCGGAGAGGTTCTCATTATCTCCAACTCCGATCTGACCTCAAGCAGGATTCACAACTACAAGCAGATGCAACGAAGACGTGTGATCTCCTCCATATCAGTTCCATTTCACACACCTGAGGAGAAGCTGAAAAGGATTCCTCAGCTCATCAAGGACATACTGGCATCAATTCAGGTTGTTGAAGGGGTTGTCTGCGACAGGTCGCACTTCCAAAGCATCGGCTCTTCGGCTTTCATCTTTGAGACCGTATATTATATACCTGCCCCAGAATACGTTGCCTTCATGAACGTACAACAGGAATTCAACCTCAGATTGGTAAAAACCTTCCGAGAGGAGGGCATTGAATTTGCTTACCCGACGCAACGAATCCTTTCGCCAGATCAGATGACCTGAACCTCGCCCTCCTCTTCCTTATCCACACTCAGGATGCGGTCCATCTCATCATGGACTGCCTGGGTGTAGGGACCGAAGTCGAAGAGGGTTCTAAGCCGTGAGAAGAGCGGCCGTACAAAATGCCTGAGCTGGCTTCTGTCCTTCTCAAGGGTGGATTTGCTTTGCAACACCATCACCGTAACTGCAGAAGGAGAGTTGTAGGAGCCTACCTCCACAAAGCCGAACTTCTTGTACAACTTGATCGTCTTCTCATCATCGGCAAACACATCGATGATCAACTCCTCCACCCCTGTCGCCCGGGCGAGCAAGAATACTAAAATGATCAAGCCGATGGAAGCGGAGGTGTTGCGCATCTCCGGAAGTACGGCAAGGCGAATGATCTCAGCCGCTTTGCGTGTCTTGAGAACCGACTGGATATCGAAGTACTTGGAGATGGGAAGCGGCCAGAAGTGTTCGCTGGTCATCAGCGAGACGGTTCCTACCGGATGCAGACCCCGGAAGGCAAGGATGTGCATCGCCTTCTCATCCACCTTGCGGTGAATCGACTCCTCAAGATAGCCCTTCTCGCCCACCAGCACCTTGCGTTGGATGAAGAATACGTCGTTCATGCCGTTTTGGTCGGTCACCAGCTGGAAACGTATGTTCTCCTTGTTCTCCTCATTGAGGGCGAAGATGGTGGTGAACTCAGAACCCACCTGCTCTTCACTCTTGACCCTGATGCGTCCCCCCATTTTTTCTACGATGTTGTAGCAGTTGGAGAGCCCGAGACCTGTGCCGCTGCCAGGGGCCTTGGTGGTGAAGAACGGGGTGAATATCTGGCTCATATGCTTTTCGGATATACCGCAGCCGGTATCGCCGACCTTCACCTGGACAAATCCATCCTTTTCCACGCAACTGAGGGTCAACTTGCCGTTGCCGTCCATCGCCTGGATGGCGTTGACGATGAGGTTGAGGAAGAGTTGCTGCAATTCGCCCTCATTGGCTTCAATGGAAGGAAGCGCATGGTAGTTGCGCTCAACACGAATATTCTGTGAATCGACGCCGCGCAGTGCCAGACGAAGGGAGAACTCCAACACCCTGACCAGTTCCACCTGCTGGGTCTGCTTCACCTCTTCCTTACGGCTGTAGATGGAAAGTTCCTTGATGACATCGCTTGCCGTCTTGGAGTAGGTCAGGATATCCTGGACATACTCATGGTGCGGACTTTGCTCTTCCATCTCGCTGAGCATGATCTCGGCAGTCCCGACGATACCTGCAAGCGGATTGTTCAGCTCATGGGCGATGCCGGCGGCCAGTGTTCCGATACCAGCCATCTTCTCGGTCCGCACCAGCTCCTCCTGCATGTGTTTCTGCTCGGTGATGTCGTTGATGATCTCGATGAAAACGCTCTTGCTCTTGTCAGGGGAGCGGACCGAATGGAACTGAAATGAGAAGACTTGGTCGGCCACATCGGCCTCTGTCTCCTGCAATACCCCGGTGTGCAGGCATTCAAGACCCTGACAGAACGGACAGGGACGGCTGCGGTGGAAGAATGCACGGTAGCACTTGCCGCCGATGAGCGTCTGGCGGTCCTGTCCGAAGAAGTTAACCGCAGCCGTATTTGCCTCTTGGATGGTATAATCGATATCGATCAGGCAAACCGGGGAGGCAATCCCGTTGAAAATGGCTTCCAGCTTGTTCTTGCTCATGGTCAGTTCATCACCTTGGATGCGCAGCTGCTCAAATGAAAGTGCATTCTCCAAGGAGAGACTGCTCTGGGCGGCAAGGATTTCCAACGCCTCACGCTCGATTTCACTGATCAAGGCCTTGGCATGGTCGTAGCCGATGAGGATGTAGCCGGCGATCTGCTTGCGGAAAACCAAGGGGATGAGCACATCAGCCGGGGGAAGGGAGTTGCTGACCTCCATGCGCTGCTCGTCGGGATTCACACTGATGACCGAACTTTGGTTCTCCTTCTTATACAACTCGAGTTTCTGCTGTACCTCATCGGAGAATGAGAAGGAGACTTCCTGGCCGATTTTGCAGGGGGTTGGACAGTTGTTGTGGGCCACCAGGAAAAACTTCTGACTCTCGTCATTCCGTTTCGCCACAAAGACTACCCACTCGGTTTTCAGCCCCGAACTCAAGCTCTTGACCACCTCGTTGCCAAGGTCGTGGAGGTTGACGATGGTAGTAAGCCGTTTGCTCAGGTTCTTGATCGTCGTCTGATAGGGATGGCGCTTGGGAATAATGACGACATCGACAATATAGGAGAGCAGGTTGCGCAGTGGATGAATGATCAGAACCGTAGCAACTCCGAGGATGAACGAGAGCTGGAAGATGTTGCCCGGGTCGAAGTTGGAGTTGTTCATCTGGATGAAGGAGAAGATCAGTAAATACACCACCGAGGCAGCTGCCGCGAGTATGGTGGAGTAGATGATGGAGAGCCCCAGACGCGAGTAGTTGATCAGCTTGTACTTGTAGATGGTGTAGAACAGGAGAACGGCGTTGATGGTGGCGGCAAAAATATCGATGGGATAGCGACCGAGCTCGGGAAAGACGTTCATGAAAATGCCGATGAGCATGATGGCCACACCGATCAGGGGAAGGGCGAGATTCTTGTGAAACCCTTGGCTGGAGCGTCGTTTCGCCCCGAAGAGCAGCATAAGCAAGGTGAAAATCAGATAGACGTAGCTTAACGAGTATGCAGAGAGAGCTCCAGGAGCGAGCTTATAGTAGAATAAATTATCCGCAGTAAAACCTACATCGCTGACGATATTTCCGGAGAAATTGAGGTACATCAGGGGGATGATCAGCAGGTAACTGAGCTTGATGATGACAAAAATCGTCCGTTTTTGTATTTCCAGGATGTCGACAACAAAGCTGCACAGGGCGTAGGGAACCGAAAGAAGGCCGATGAGCATGATACGGTTCCAGAACAGGGGCGTATACAACGGGCTGTTGAGGTGCATCATCATCGAGCCGAAGCTCCAGATGGAGACAAAAATCATGTAGAGCTGGAAGGACCAATAGAAACGATCTTTCTTGTATTGGAGAAATCCGAATATGACAAATGACACATATAAGATAAACGCTACCGCAGGGATGATGGTCGAGACATCAATAATCATGGGGATTCCTCGTTTTTTCTTTCACTTACGTAAAATTTGTATTAGTATAAAGTCAATTTATGAACTTAATCAAACTATTTCTGCTGGGAGCATGCGGGTATTTGCTTGCAGCCCTATACGATATTGCGTTGCTGTATAAAAAAACCTGGCTTGTCAGGCTTTTGTATGCAGGCTTCTTCCTGACAGGACTTCCGTTTGTCTTCTTTTTCTTTCTCCATACTTCCCCCCACCCTGTTGCTCTGCAAGTCGTCCTTCTGCTTCTGATGGGCTTTTTCCTGCTGCTGACCATCTATTCGGTCCTCTTGGAGCTCCCCTTGCACGGGGACGGGACACTCTATACCAAGGGAACGTACAGCATATGCAGGCATCCGGGTTTTCTTTGGTATTCTCTTTTCACCTTGTTGACCGCCTCATATTTCTGGTATGCTCCACTTGCTTGGGTGTGCCTCGGATACATATGCTGCAATCTCGCCCTTATAACGTTGGAGGATTTGGTGCTGTTTCCCAGAATGTTCACCCAATATGAGTCCTATAAAAAGACAACACCTTTCCTCATCCCCTTTTAGGGCTGGCGGAACCGGAGAAGCTCGCAATGACTAGACATATTGTTACTACTGATGATGATCCTGCTATCCGTAAAATTCTGCAAATCATGCTGCGCAAAGAGGGGTACCTGGTGACTGCCTGCGAGGAGGGCAACGCTCTTCTGAACCTTCTCAAGGGTAGTGAGAACTCCATCGACCTTATTCTGCTGGATATTAAAATGCCGGGGTTTTCAGGACTTGAGCTGCTGGAGATGATTTCAGCAAGCTATC
Proteins encoded:
- a CDS encoding tocopherol cyclase family protein; the encoded protein is MRKWNVFHPERFQGSKKKNNYFEGWYFKIAMHDEVLCLIPGISLSSDPHAFIQVVSSTRNKPWYVRFPLSTFSADKDSFLIHIGENSFSREEVHVRLKDVDLDLQADFSFTELKKYPVTLTSPGIMGWYAYVPKMECLHAVVATTCSASGTFMLNSRSVEFEHANGYMEKDWGSSFPKAYLWMQANSFSREGVSVMLSIAHIPFHGLAFIGFLGFVQLKDSLIRFGTYSRARFVIQHATETHIEAVIITKKHRLTLRGALGGASGLAAPKEGSMERTIYESIDGTLYLRLETAQGDLLVEDTSIHAGLEFSEAAKLMDGKQKL
- a CDS encoding mechanosensitive ion channel family protein, which translates into the protein MTDITHIIQTFQENYMVSFFMLMGTLLVLLAANAILGKRIKKLESMKMQDERSVKAPALPMLRFIKRIAIPLLFLASLSVFLNSVSFAEGIQRVVQIIFAVIMTIIIVRSVNKALELSFSKYFEKEYANREHEKNLKPLLSFVKLLLWVIGFLILISNLGFNITTALAGLGVGGIAVAIAAQGILGDLFSYFVIFFDHPFALGDFIVFGDKSGIVERIGIKSSRIRVLSGEVLIISNSDLTSSRIHNYKQMQRRRVISSISVPFHTPEEKLKRIPQLIKDILASIQVVEGVVCDRSHFQSIGSSAFIFETVYYIPAPEYVAFMNVQQEFNLRLVKTFREEGIEFAYPTQRILSPDQMT
- a CDS encoding GNAT family N-acetyltransferase, translating into MIIDVSTIIPAVAFILYVSFVIFGFLQYKKDRFYWSFQLYMIFVSIWSFGSMMMHLNSPLYTPLFWNRIMLIGLLSVPYALCSFVVDILEIQKRTIFVIIKLSYLLIIPLMYLNFSGNIVSDVGFTADNLFYYKLAPGALSAYSLSYVYLIFTLLMLLFGAKRRSSQGFHKNLALPLIGVAIMLIGIFMNVFPELGRYPIDIFAATINAVLLFYTIYKYKLINYSRLGLSIIYSTILAAAASVVYLLIFSFIQMNNSNFDPGNIFQLSFILGVATVLIIHPLRNLLSYIVDVVIIPKRHPYQTTIKNLSKRLTTIVNLHDLGNEVVKSLSSGLKTEWVVFVAKRNDESQKFFLVAHNNCPTPCKIGQEVSFSFSDEVQQKLELYKKENQSSVISVNPDEQRMEVSNSLPPADVLIPLVFRKQIAGYILIGYDHAKALISEIEREALEILAAQSSLSLENALSFEQLRIQGDELTMSKNKLEAIFNGIASPVCLIDIDYTIQEANTAAVNFFGQDRQTLIGGKCYRAFFHRSRPCPFCQGLECLHTGVLQETEADVADQVFSFQFHSVRSPDKSKSVFIEIINDITEQKHMQEELVRTEKMAGIGTLAAGIAHELNNPLAGIVGTAEIMLSEMEEQSPHHEYVQDILTYSKTASDVIKELSIYSRKEEVKQTQQVELVRVLEFSLRLALRGVDSQNIRVERNYHALPSIEANEGELQQLFLNLIVNAIQAMDGNGKLTLSCVEKDGFVQVKVGDTGCGISEKHMSQIFTPFFTTKAPGSGTGLGLSNCYNIVEKMGGRIRVKSEEQVGSEFTTIFALNEENKENIRFQLVTDQNGMNDVFFIQRKVLVGEKGYLEESIHRKVDEKAMHILAFRGLHPVGTVSLMTSEHFWPLPISKYFDIQSVLKTRKAAEIIRLAVLPEMRNTSASIGLIILVFLLARATGVEELIIDVFADDEKTIKLYKKFGFVEVGSYNSPSAVTVMVLQSKSTLEKDRSQLRHFVRPLFSRLRTLFDFGPYTQAVHDEMDRILSVDKEEEGEVQVI